A genome region from Physeter macrocephalus isolate SW-GA chromosome 4, ASM283717v5, whole genome shotgun sequence includes the following:
- the NRAS gene encoding LOW QUALITY PROTEIN: GTPase NRas (The sequence of the model RefSeq protein was modified relative to this genomic sequence to represent the inferred CDS: substituted 2 bases at 2 genomic stop codons), translating to MLTTPCCQESSGIYELETKALGGSCWCEMTEYKLVVVGAGGVGKSALTIQLIQNHFVDEYDPTIEDSYRKQVVIDGETCLLDILDTAGQEEYSAMXDXYMRTGEGFLCVFAINNSKSFADINLYREQIKRVKDSDDVPMVLVGNKCDLPTRTVDTKQAHELAKSYGIPFIETSAKTRQGVEDAFYTLVREIRQYRMKKLNSSDDGTQGCMGLPCVVM from the exons ATGCTGACGACTCCTTGTTGCCAGGAATCGAGCGGAATCTACGAGCTGGAGACAAAGGCCCTGGGCG GTTCTTGCTGGTGTGAAATGACTGAGTACAAACTGGTGGTGGTTGGAGCAGGTGGTGTTGGGAAAAGCGCACTGACAATCCAGCTGATCCAGAACCACTTTGTAGATGAATATGATCCCACCATAGAG GATTCTTACCGAAAACAGGTGGTTATAGATGGTGAAACCTGTCTGTTGGACATACTGGATACAGCTGGACAAGAGGAGTACAGTGCCATGTGAGACTAATACATGAGGACAGGCGAAGGCTTCCTTTGTGTATTTGCCATCAATAATAGCAAATCATTTGCAGATATTAACCTCTACAG GGAACAGATTAAGCGTGTAAAAGACTCAGATGATGTACCTATGGTGCTAGTAGGAAACAAGTGTGATTTGCCAACAAGGACAGTTGACACAAAACAAGCCCATGAACTGGCCAAGAGTTATGGGATTCCATTCATTGAAACCTCAGCCAAGACCAGACAG gGTGTTGAAGATGCCTTTTACACACTGGTAAGAGAAATACGTCAGTACCGAATGAAAAAACTCAACAGCAGTGATGATGGGACTCAAGGTTGTATGGGATTGCCATGTGTGGTGATGTAA